In Microcoleus sp. FACHB-831, the following proteins share a genomic window:
- a CDS encoding NifU family protein, which produces MSQTLALTSENVEQVLDELRPYLMSDGGNVELVDIDGPVVKLRLQGACGSCPSSAMTLRMGIERRLREFIPEIAEVEQVI; this is translated from the coding sequence ATGTCTCAAACACTGGCACTCACTTCTGAAAACGTCGAACAAGTTCTCGATGAACTGCGCCCTTACTTAATGTCCGATGGTGGCAATGTGGAACTCGTAGACATAGACGGGCCAGTTGTCAAACTACGGCTGCAAGGAGCCTGCGGTTCTTGTCCCAGCTCGGCTATGACCCTGAGAATGGGCATCGAGCGCCGCCTGCGCGAATTCATCCCTGAGATTGCTGAAGTCGAACAAGTAATCTAG
- a CDS encoding prolyl oligopeptidase family serine peptidase, whose amino-acid sequence MQPTQEKINQTGRYNYLLFRPRGYEELEQQWPLILFLHGSGERGDNLERVKIQGIPKMLEQEKHQNFPFIVVSPQCPEGETWSAELLSAFLDRLMDAYFVDRSRVYLTGLSMGGHGTWNLAAAQPQRFAAAVPIAGRGNPVTANTLKDLPIWAFHGARDRRVPIKGSEAMVEAIKACNGKVKFTVYPEADHVESWEQAYSNPALYDWLLQHRRSSRS is encoded by the coding sequence ATGCAACCGACGCAAGAAAAAATTAATCAAACTGGCAGATACAACTACCTGCTGTTTCGCCCAAGAGGTTATGAAGAATTAGAACAACAATGGCCTTTAATTTTGTTTTTACATGGCAGTGGCGAACGTGGCGATAACTTAGAGCGAGTGAAAATACAGGGGATTCCCAAGATGCTAGAGCAGGAGAAGCATCAGAACTTCCCATTTATTGTTGTCTCTCCACAATGTCCTGAAGGGGAAACCTGGTCAGCCGAGCTATTGAGCGCTTTTCTGGATCGGTTAATGGATGCCTACTTTGTCGATCGCAGCCGAGTTTACCTGACTGGTTTAAGCATGGGCGGGCATGGAACGTGGAATCTAGCCGCCGCGCAGCCGCAACGCTTTGCTGCCGCTGTGCCCATTGCTGGTCGCGGGAACCCCGTCACCGCAAACACGCTCAAAGACCTGCCAATATGGGCGTTTCACGGTGCGCGGGATCGTAGAGTCCCCATAAAAGGGTCGGAAGCAATGGTGGAGGCGATTAAAGCCTGCAACGGTAAGGTGAAGTTTACCGTCTACCCGGAAGCCGACCACGTTGAATCGTGGGAACAAGCATACAGCAATCCGGCGCTGTACGACTGGTTGTTGCAGCATCGGCGCAGTTCGCGTAGTTAA
- a CDS encoding precorrin-8X methylmutase: protein MEWHVTDAQSLAIIDREIGDHAFSPAEYEIVRRVIYATADFEYKSLIRFSERALQAGAAALAARSTIVVDAPMVQVGITPQIQSTFANPVYCSMEALTRPQKEKTRAAWGIETLAKRYPEGIFVVGQAQTALTALVELIEAEEIRPALVIGSPSGFIDVDVAKDRLKDSLIPHIRIEGRKGSSVVASAIVSGLVDLAWQAYGQAPHNMG from the coding sequence ATGGAATGGCACGTAACAGATGCCCAAAGTTTGGCAATTATCGATCGAGAAATTGGCGACCACGCATTCTCTCCAGCAGAATACGAAATTGTGCGACGGGTTATCTACGCCACAGCTGATTTTGAATATAAGTCTTTAATTCGTTTTTCTGAACGTGCCTTACAAGCTGGGGCAGCAGCATTGGCGGCTAGGAGTACTATTGTGGTTGATGCGCCAATGGTACAAGTTGGCATCACCCCCCAAATCCAAAGCACCTTCGCTAACCCCGTGTATTGCAGTATGGAAGCACTTACACGACCGCAAAAAGAAAAAACTCGTGCGGCTTGGGGTATTGAAACCTTAGCCAAACGTTATCCAGAAGGTATTTTTGTTGTTGGTCAGGCTCAGACTGCTCTTACTGCACTCGTCGAGCTAATTGAAGCTGAGGAAATTAGACCTGCTTTGGTCATTGGTTCGCCTTCGGGTTTTATCGATGTGGATGTTGCCAAAGATAGGCTGAAAGATTCTCTCATTCCTCACATCCGCATTGAAGGTCGCAAGGGCAGTTCTGTTGTGGCATCTGCTATTGTCAGCGGATTAGTAGATTTGGCATGGCAAGCCTACGGTCAAGCTCCCCACAATATGGGGTAG
- the nblB gene encoding phycobilisome degradation protein NblB translates to MTVTPESVKELLDSENFGERLRGINQLRQLEKAIAFELIQPVVNDSNTRVRYAAISQLDTLGEQDLSKTFTILRDRLLNDSEPDVQAAAADALGALRMTDAFEDMQRLYQNSPEWLVQFSIIAALGEMGDSRAFELLKSALISENQLIRTAAVSSFGELGDSRAVSLLVPYATDEDWQIRYRVVQALNRLGGDEARKVIETLAKDEVEQVAQEAQASLK, encoded by the coding sequence ATGACCGTTACTCCTGAGTCTGTGAAAGAATTGCTGGATTCTGAGAATTTTGGCGAGCGCTTACGCGGCATTAATCAGTTGCGCCAGTTAGAAAAAGCGATAGCGTTTGAGTTGATCCAGCCTGTTGTTAATGACAGCAACACGAGGGTGAGATATGCTGCTATCAGCCAACTGGATACGTTGGGAGAGCAGGATTTATCTAAAACTTTCACAATTTTGCGCGATCGCCTGCTTAATGACTCAGAACCCGACGTTCAAGCTGCCGCCGCTGATGCCCTTGGTGCGTTGCGGATGACAGATGCTTTTGAAGATATGCAGCGCCTTTACCAAAATTCCCCTGAGTGGCTCGTCCAGTTCAGCATTATTGCCGCTTTGGGAGAAATGGGCGACAGCCGTGCTTTTGAGCTGCTAAAGTCCGCTCTCATTTCTGAAAATCAACTGATACGAACTGCTGCTGTCTCTTCATTTGGGGAACTTGGCGATAGCCGTGCGGTTTCTCTGCTCGTTCCCTATGCAACAGATGAAGATTGGCAAATTCGCTACAGAGTCGTACAGGCGCTTAATCGACTGGGTGGCGATGAGGCACGCAAAGTTATAGAAACTTTGGCTAAAGATGAAGTTGAGCAAGTCGCACAAGAGGCTCAAGCTTCTTTGAAATAA
- a CDS encoding phosphate ABC transporter permease, producing the protein MLVPLTRQKFEQIIPLIATGPQYAYYWGKFADFLKRLMISVVAVTVLFFTYKIVGEGFGGLIFFLGIFAGLYWLWGPIYWASIRNAGSRRYLYAGFWRGRVLDIFVSEELIGEEQTVNKRGQLVIIENRERRLNLEVGDDSGFSTALQVPLRRLHKSIRRGQIAEMVVMSNRPDLSSIVKVSDIYIPDLNLWVSDYPYMRRDVFSLVSRKLENTDDEYYPSKQERKPKRRKRQQTDRL; encoded by the coding sequence ATGCTAGTCCCCCTAACACGCCAGAAATTTGAACAAATAATTCCCCTAATTGCGACTGGCCCCCAGTACGCATATTACTGGGGCAAATTCGCAGATTTTTTAAAGCGATTGATGATTTCTGTTGTTGCTGTCACCGTCCTTTTTTTCACCTACAAAATCGTGGGAGAGGGATTTGGTGGACTCATATTTTTCCTGGGCATCTTTGCTGGTCTATATTGGCTGTGGGGGCCTATATACTGGGCAAGCATCCGCAATGCTGGTAGCCGCCGCTACTTGTATGCTGGGTTCTGGCGCGGTCGAGTGTTAGATATCTTTGTGTCTGAAGAATTGATTGGCGAAGAGCAAACCGTCAACAAACGGGGCCAGTTAGTAATTATTGAAAACCGGGAACGTCGCCTTAACTTAGAAGTGGGTGACGATAGTGGTTTCTCTACAGCTTTGCAAGTACCGTTGCGCCGCCTTCATAAATCGATTAGGCGCGGTCAGATTGCTGAGATGGTAGTTATGTCGAATCGCCCAGACCTTAGCAGCATTGTTAAGGTATCTGATATTTACATTCCCGATCTGAATTTATGGGTAAGTGACTATCCTTATATGCGTCGAGATGTGTTTTCTCTCGTCAGCCGCAAGTTGGAGAATACTGATGACGAATATTATCCATCAAAGCAAGAGCGTAAACCCAAACGACGCAAGCGCCAGCAGACCGATAGGCTATGA
- the dapB gene encoding 4-hydroxy-tetrahydrodipicolinate reductase, whose translation MTTQTPIPVVVNGATGKMGREVVKAVAQAPDMTLIGAIDRNPEYIGKDIGEVVGCGALEVPVLNELESTLCMAAQEKQVGVMVDFTHPKSVYNNVRAAIAYGVRVVVGTTGMTPAQIQELAEFADKASTGCLIIPNFSIGMVLLQQAAIQASQYFDHVEIIELHHNQKADAPSGTAIQTAQMLSELGKIYNPPSVEESEKIPGARGSLTEDGIRIHSIRLPGLIAHQEVIFGAPGQVYTLRHDTSDRSCYMPGVLLSIRKVLQLKSLVYGLEKIL comes from the coding sequence ATGACTACTCAAACTCCTATCCCTGTCGTTGTTAACGGTGCTACTGGCAAAATGGGCCGCGAGGTTGTCAAAGCCGTTGCCCAAGCACCTGATATGACGCTTATTGGCGCAATTGACCGCAATCCCGAATACATTGGCAAGGATATCGGTGAAGTTGTTGGCTGCGGCGCTTTAGAAGTTCCAGTTCTTAACGAACTGGAAAGTACTCTGTGTATGGCTGCCCAGGAAAAACAAGTGGGGGTGATGGTAGACTTCACTCACCCTAAAAGCGTATATAACAACGTGCGAGCTGCGATCGCTTATGGCGTTCGTGTTGTGGTTGGCACTACTGGCATGACTCCTGCACAAATTCAAGAGCTTGCGGAATTTGCCGACAAAGCTAGCACTGGTTGTTTAATTATCCCCAATTTCTCAATCGGGATGGTCTTGCTTCAGCAAGCTGCCATCCAAGCATCCCAATACTTTGACCATGTGGAAATTATCGAACTCCACCACAATCAAAAAGCCGACGCACCCAGCGGTACCGCCATTCAAACTGCCCAGATGCTATCTGAATTGGGCAAAATTTATAATCCACCATCTGTGGAAGAAAGTGAAAAAATCCCTGGTGCTAGAGGCAGTCTAACAGAGGATGGCATCCGCATTCACAGCATTCGCTTACCTGGTTTAATTGCCCACCAAGAAGTAATATTTGGTGCCCCCGGTCAAGTTTACACCTTGCGCCACGATACAAGCGATCGCTCTTGTTATATGCCCGGTGTCCTATTATCCATCCGCAAAGTCCTCCAGCTAAAATCCCTGGTCTATGGCTTAGAGAAAATTCTGTAG
- a CDS encoding CBS domain-containing protein: MPKTVADVMSHDPIVVSPQTPLKEAIQILAERRISGLPVVDELGKLVGVISETDLMWRETGATPPPYFMILDSVIYLENPGRYEQELHKALGQTVGEVMTSEAITIKPDKPLREAAKLMHDKNIRRLPVIDAAGLVIGMLTRGDIVRAMAAE, from the coding sequence ATGCCCAAAACTGTTGCCGACGTTATGAGCCACGACCCCATAGTGGTATCGCCCCAAACGCCTCTCAAGGAGGCTATCCAAATCCTAGCGGAACGACGCATCAGTGGTTTGCCAGTTGTCGATGAACTGGGCAAATTAGTGGGTGTCATTTCCGAAACTGACTTGATGTGGCGGGAAACTGGAGCGACGCCGCCACCATATTTCATGATTCTAGATAGCGTTATTTATCTGGAAAACCCAGGTCGCTACGAACAAGAACTCCACAAGGCTTTGGGGCAAACTGTTGGGGAAGTGATGACATCGGAGGCAATTACCATTAAACCGGATAAACCCTTGCGGGAAGCGGCGAAGTTGATGCATGACAAGAACATCCGTCGCTTGCCAGTCATTGATGCTGCGGGTTTGGTGATTGGGATGCTGACGCGGGGAGATATTGTGCGGGCAATGGCGGCGGAGTAA
- a CDS encoding TPM domain-containing protein, whose protein sequence is MQQRFPQRILVSLAAFFIALSLWAIAPVAYAYDNPNLLPNAPTPIIDLAKSLTATQEEALAKNLESFEAETGWKLRVLTQFDRTPGRAVRDFWHLDDKSILLVADTRGGNILNFNVGDTIYKMMPRTFWIELQTRFGNMYYVRENGEDGAILGALETLKTCLRRGGCSVVPGLPKEQWILTLITSTLGGVIFGFASIPRKEGQVFAWQWALIFSPLWGILFLAFGVGPVVTRTSEWLPLFRNVAGFAIGALVAYLSPTFTQSTTSET, encoded by the coding sequence ATGCAGCAACGCTTTCCCCAACGAATTTTGGTATCCTTGGCCGCATTTTTCATAGCATTGTCCCTCTGGGCAATTGCTCCCGTCGCCTACGCCTACGACAACCCCAACTTACTGCCTAACGCCCCCACCCCAATCATTGACTTAGCCAAATCCCTTACCGCTACTCAGGAAGAGGCGCTAGCTAAAAACTTAGAAAGCTTTGAAGCAGAAACAGGCTGGAAGCTCAGAGTTTTGACCCAATTTGACCGCACCCCCGGTCGCGCCGTCAGAGACTTTTGGCATCTAGACGATAAAAGCATCTTGCTCGTAGCTGATACACGAGGCGGCAATATTCTTAACTTCAATGTCGGCGATACAATCTATAAAATGATGCCCCGTACCTTCTGGATTGAGTTACAAACTCGGTTCGGCAATATGTACTACGTGCGGGAAAACGGCGAAGACGGAGCCATCCTTGGAGCTTTAGAAACGCTCAAAACCTGTCTGCGCCGGGGAGGTTGCAGCGTTGTACCCGGACTGCCAAAAGAGCAGTGGATTCTCACTCTGATTACTTCTACATTGGGCGGAGTTATCTTTGGCTTTGCCTCCATACCCCGCAAAGAGGGACAGGTTTTTGCTTGGCAGTGGGCTTTAATTTTCTCGCCTCTATGGGGAATTTTGTTTCTTGCCTTCGGTGTTGGCCCAGTTGTCACCCGAACCTCAGAATGGTTGCCTCTATTTCGCAACGTCGCCGGGTTCGCAATTGGTGCCTTGGTGGCTTACCTCTCACCCACATTCACTCAGTCTACAACTTCTGAGACTTAG
- a CDS encoding glycoside hydrolase, protein MPHPLYVAFIWHQHQPLYKCRDSVSIAPGQYRLPWVRLHGTKDYLDLVLLLANYPKLHQTVNLVPSLILQLEDYIAGTAFDPYLTVALTPTEQLSREQHQFIVEHFFDANHHTLIDPHPRYGELYHQRQDKGAAWCLENWSLQDYSDLLAWHNLAWIDPLFWDDPEIDGWLRQQRNFTLSDRQRIYSKQREILSRIIPQHRQMQEAGQLEVTTTPYTHPILPLLADTDVGRVAIPNMTLPQKRFQWAEDIPRHLRKSWDMYKDRFGVAPRGLWPSEQAVSPAILPYIAEQGFKWICSDEAILGSTLKYFFNRDGAGNVCEPELLYRPYRLETPHGDLAIVFRDHRLSDLIGFSYGSMEPGRAAADLVGHLEAISRSQQHRQPDQPWLVTIALDGENCWEHYYQDGKPFLEKLYQTLSQYEDIKLVTVSEFLEQFPATATLPSDRLHSGSWVDGSLTTWIGDQAKNRAWDLLAEARQVLANHPEATEENNPEVWEALYAAEGSDWFWWFGEGHSSNQDAMFDQLFREHLSGIYQALNEPIPQNLKVGVEIHDVRGDHRPEGFIHPTIDGLGDEQDWDRAGRVEIGGSRGTMHKSSAIQRLWYGVDHLNFYLRLDFKSGVTPGVDCPPELNLLWFYPDKTMHNSPAPLANVPDEAPVNYMFHHQLAVNLLTRTIQFQEAGESYQWHPRFSRAQVGLDKCLELAIPWADLQVGPDYPLRLILVLADRGSYHSYLPENALIPIDVP, encoded by the coding sequence ATGCCTCATCCCTTATACGTCGCCTTCATCTGGCATCAGCACCAGCCGTTGTACAAATGTCGCGACAGCGTATCGATTGCCCCAGGCCAATATCGCCTACCTTGGGTGCGGCTGCACGGTACGAAAGATTACCTGGATTTAGTGCTGCTGCTGGCAAATTATCCCAAGTTACATCAAACGGTTAATTTAGTTCCTTCTCTGATTCTGCAACTAGAGGATTACATTGCTGGCACTGCCTTCGACCCATACCTAACAGTTGCCCTGACTCCTACAGAACAGTTAAGTCGGGAACAGCACCAATTCATCGTCGAACATTTTTTTGACGCCAATCACCATACCCTGATTGACCCCCATCCCCGCTATGGCGAACTTTACCATCAACGACAGGATAAAGGCGCAGCTTGGTGTTTGGAAAATTGGAGCCTGCAAGATTACAGCGACCTGCTAGCATGGCACAATCTTGCTTGGATCGACCCTCTATTTTGGGATGACCCAGAAATTGATGGATGGCTTAGACAGCAACGAAATTTTACCCTGAGCGATCGCCAGCGAATTTACTCAAAACAGCGAGAAATCCTCAGCCGCATAATACCGCAACATCGCCAAATGCAAGAGGCTGGGCAACTGGAAGTTACCACCACACCTTACACTCACCCCATATTGCCCTTACTTGCAGACACAGACGTGGGACGGGTGGCGATTCCCAATATGACCTTGCCACAAAAGCGCTTCCAGTGGGCAGAAGATATTCCCCGGCACTTACGAAAATCCTGGGATATGTACAAAGACAGGTTTGGCGTCGCGCCGCGTGGCTTGTGGCCTTCTGAACAGGCAGTCAGTCCCGCAATTTTGCCTTACATAGCCGAACAGGGGTTTAAGTGGATTTGCTCGGATGAAGCAATATTGGGTTCCACTCTGAAATATTTCTTCAACCGCGATGGTGCGGGGAATGTTTGCGAACCGGAATTACTTTATCGTCCCTATCGCCTGGAAACTCCTCACGGCGACTTAGCAATTGTGTTCCGCGACCACCGATTATCAGACTTAATTGGTTTTAGCTACGGGTCGATGGAACCGGGTCGCGCCGCCGCAGATTTAGTAGGACACTTGGAAGCAATATCCCGCAGCCAACAACACCGACAACCAGACCAACCCTGGCTGGTGACAATAGCCCTAGATGGGGAAAACTGCTGGGAACACTACTACCAAGATGGCAAACCCTTCCTGGAAAAGCTTTATCAGACACTTTCCCAGTACGAGGATATTAAACTGGTCACAGTTAGCGAATTTCTCGAACAGTTTCCAGCGACAGCAACCCTACCATCTGACCGATTGCACAGCGGTTCTTGGGTGGATGGCAGTTTGACTACATGGATTGGCGACCAGGCAAAAAATCGTGCCTGGGATTTGTTAGCAGAGGCGCGACAAGTTTTAGCAAATCATCCAGAAGCCACAGAAGAAAACAACCCCGAAGTTTGGGAAGCCCTATATGCTGCCGAGGGTTCTGACTGGTTCTGGTGGTTTGGGGAAGGTCATTCCTCCAACCAAGACGCCATGTTTGACCAGTTATTCCGCGAACACCTGAGTGGAATCTACCAGGCTTTGAATGAGCCAATTCCCCAGAATTTAAAGGTAGGTGTGGAAATTCACGACGTTCGCGGCGACCACCGACCAGAGGGATTTATTCACCCAACTATAGATGGATTGGGAGATGAGCAGGATTGGGATCGAGCTGGTCGCGTCGAAATTGGCGGGTCGCGGGGGACGATGCACAAAAGCAGTGCCATTCAGCGGCTGTGGTACGGGGTTGATCACCTGAATTTTTATCTGCGGCTGGATTTCAAAAGTGGGGTCACACCTGGTGTTGACTGCCCGCCTGAGTTGAATTTGCTGTGGTTTTATCCTGACAAGACTATGCACAACAGCCCAGCGCCGTTAGCGAATGTACCCGATGAGGCGCCTGTGAACTATATGTTTCACCACCAACTAGCGGTTAATTTACTGACGCGGACAATTCAATTTCAGGAGGCTGGGGAGAGTTATCAGTGGCATCCCCGTTTCAGTCGCGCTCAAGTGGGTTTGGATAAGTGTTTGGAGTTGGCTATACCTTGGGCAGATTTGCAGGTTGGCCCAGACTATCCGCTACGCTTGATATTGGTTTTGGCGGATCGCGGCAGTTACCACAGCTATCTGCCTGAGAATGCGCTCATTCCGATTGATGTTCCGTAG
- a CDS encoding DUF3386 domain-containing protein: MTEQTNARDLFRAAYENRYTWDAGFPGYSADIKLKQGDEVYEGKIRINKDLSVEVTGIEDETVKESVYTQLRDIVTHRKRADFEKAHGKNQFNVGQEDSTGAVEILVQGDAMGSNYKIRGKEICQVSRVMGRMAFVIDTQKSLDTGKGYVSSRYDVVFRNPQTGETIKEMEFEDSFSEVGNYWVMTRQVIHSNEQGQRITTEFNFSNVKLLEPVAV; encoded by the coding sequence ATGACTGAGCAAACAAACGCTCGCGATTTGTTTCGGGCTGCATACGAAAACCGCTATACCTGGGATGCTGGCTTCCCCGGCTACAGCGCTGACATAAAACTGAAGCAAGGTGATGAAGTCTACGAAGGCAAAATTCGCATCAACAAAGACCTCAGCGTGGAAGTCACTGGTATCGAAGACGAAACCGTGAAAGAAAGCGTCTATACCCAGTTGAGGGATATTGTCACCCACCGCAAACGGGCAGATTTTGAAAAGGCTCACGGAAAAAATCAATTCAACGTGGGACAAGAAGACTCCACTGGTGCGGTGGAGATTCTAGTCCAAGGCGATGCGATGGGGTCTAACTACAAAATCCGGGGCAAAGAAATTTGCCAGGTCAGCCGAGTCATGGGTCGCATGGCTTTTGTCATCGATACCCAAAAAAGCTTAGACACTGGTAAAGGCTACGTTTCCAGTCGCTACGATGTTGTATTCCGCAATCCCCAGACTGGCGAGACGATCAAAGAAATGGAATTTGAGGATAGTTTCTCAGAAGTTGGCAACTACTGGGTAATGACTCGTCAGGTTATTCACTCAAACGAGCAAGGTCAGCGGATTACAACCGAGTTCAACTTTTCCAACGTCAAGTTACTCGAACCTGTGGCTGTTTAA